The following are encoded in a window of Sulfitobacter sp. S190 genomic DNA:
- a CDS encoding secondary thiamine-phosphate synthase enzyme YjbQ encodes MQTDFHITTRGAGLYEFTRDVARWVPAGDGMLTLLVQHTSASLLLQENADPEVQTDLHAFFRRLVPPTTDPSMSYLTHTYEGPDDMPGHIKAAMLPVSLSIPVRAGRMRLGTWQGIYLFEHRDAPHTRRVAAHFRAD; translated from the coding sequence GTGCAGACGGATTTTCACATCACGACCCGCGGTGCGGGCCTGTATGAATTCACCCGTGACGTGGCCCGCTGGGTGCCTGCGGGCGATGGGATGCTGACGTTGCTGGTGCAACACACGTCGGCGTCGTTGCTCCTTCAGGAAAATGCCGATCCGGAGGTGCAGACGGATTTGCACGCCTTTTTCCGGCGTCTGGTGCCGCCCACGACCGATCCGTCGATGTCCTATCTGACCCACACCTATGAGGGGCCCGACGACATGCCGGGCCACATCAAGGCGGCGATGCTGCCGGTCAGCCTGTCGATCCCGGTGCGCGCGGGGCGGATGCGGCTGGGCACGTGGCAGGGTATTTATCTGTTCGAGCACCGCGATGCGCCGCACACCCGACGGGTCGCGGCGCATTTCAGGGCGGATTGA
- a CDS encoding SDR family oxidoreductase, whose protein sequence is MAKTLFITGASSGIGAHTARAAVSAGWNVGLFARSADKLKDLAEEFGDRALALPGDATSYEDQCAALAQLDDKYGSVDAAFANAGRGSSEPGVEGGDPEDWDGMVDLNIKGALYTAHAALPHLRTAKGQFLVTGSMAGRNHLKGSIYGATKWFIHGFAGNLAQEMAEWGGRCMVVAPGMVDTEFFDSAKPDKLKPEDIAAAMIYALDAPQHVNVREVYLVPTN, encoded by the coding sequence ATGGCCAAGACACTCTTCATCACGGGCGCATCCAGCGGCATCGGTGCGCACACCGCCCGCGCCGCCGTTTCTGCGGGCTGGAACGTCGGCCTCTTTGCCCGCAGCGCCGACAAACTCAAGGATCTGGCCGAAGAATTCGGCGACCGCGCACTCGCCCTGCCCGGCGATGCCACGTCCTACGAGGACCAGTGCGCAGCACTCGCACAGCTCGACGATAAATACGGCAGCGTCGATGCGGCCTTTGCCAATGCCGGGCGCGGCTCGTCCGAACCGGGCGTCGAGGGCGGCGATCCGGAGGACTGGGACGGCATGGTCGACCTCAACATCAAGGGCGCGCTTTATACCGCGCACGCAGCACTGCCGCACCTGCGCACCGCCAAGGGCCAGTTTCTGGTCACCGGATCAATGGCCGGGCGCAACCACCTCAAGGGCTCGATCTACGGCGCAACCAAATGGTTCATCCACGGGTTCGCGGGCAATCTGGCGCAGGAAATGGCCGAATGGGGCGGGCGCTGCATGGTGGTGGCACCGGGCATGGTCGACACCGAATTCTTCGACAGCGCCAAACCGGACAAGCTCAAACCCGAAGACATCGCCGCCGCCATGATCTACGCACTGGACGCGCCGCAACACGTCAACGTGCGCGAAGTCTATCTGGTACCCACCAACTAG
- the nrdR gene encoding transcriptional regulator NrdR — translation MRCPFCGNIDTQVKDSRPAEDHVSIRRRRFCPACGGRFTTYERVQLRDLVVIKSSGKREDFDRDKLERSIRISMQKRPIEPDRIDQMISGIVRRLESMGETDINSKQIGEIVMEALARIDTVAYVRFASVYKNFQAADDFDKFVQELRPDNIPES, via the coding sequence ATGCGCTGCCCATTTTGTGGAAATATCGACACTCAAGTAAAAGACAGCCGCCCGGCGGAGGATCACGTATCGATCCGGCGGCGCCGGTTCTGTCCGGCCTGCGGCGGCCGTTTCACCACCTACGAACGGGTCCAGTTGCGCGACCTGGTGGTCATCAAATCCTCTGGCAAGCGTGAAGATTTCGACCGCGACAAGCTGGAACGGTCGATCCGCATTTCCATGCAGAAACGCCCCATCGAGCCCGACCGCATCGACCAGATGATCAGCGGCATCGTGCGCCGGTTGGAGAGCATGGGCGAGACGGACATCAATTCCAAGCAGATCGGCGAGATCGTCATGGAGGCGCTGGCCCGTATCGACACCGTTGCCTATGTACGGTTTGCGAGCGTTTACAAGAACTTCCAGGCGGCGGATGATTTCGACAAGTTCGTTCAGGAATTGCGCCCCGACAACATTCCCGAGAGTTGA
- the ribD gene encoding bifunctional diaminohydroxyphosphoribosylaminopyrimidine deaminase/5-amino-6-(5-phosphoribosylamino)uracil reductase RibD, which translates to MQLALSLGRRGQGRTWPNPAVGCVIVAQGRIVGRGWTAPGGRPHAETQALAQAGDAARGADVYVTLEPCAHHGQTPPCAQALIDAGVGRVIVALGDSDARVAGKGLEMLRSAGIAVETGLCAEAARADHAGFLLRVEAGRPMVTLKLANSFDGRIATGTGESQWITHAPARRMVHAMRMRHDAVMVGAGTARADDPTLTVRDLGVTDQPARVVVSRRLDIPLSGKLARTAAQVPLILCHGPDVPTELVSAWQGLGAQMCVCAVRGGQLDMADVMQQLGAHGLTRVFCEGGSALAASLLQADLVDHLVGFNAGVVIGAEGLPGIGAMGVARLREAPRFALRDTVAIGPDVMHRWVRSDTAP; encoded by the coding sequence ATGCAGCTTGCGCTGTCGCTGGGGCGGCGCGGGCAGGGCCGGACGTGGCCCAACCCTGCGGTGGGTTGTGTGATCGTGGCGCAGGGCCGGATCGTCGGTCGGGGCTGGACCGCGCCGGGCGGGCGGCCCCATGCCGAGACGCAGGCGCTGGCGCAGGCGGGAGACGCCGCGCGCGGTGCCGATGTCTATGTAACGCTGGAGCCCTGTGCCCATCACGGACAGACCCCGCCCTGTGCGCAGGCGCTGATAGATGCAGGCGTGGGCCGCGTGATCGTGGCCCTTGGCGACAGCGATGCGCGTGTGGCGGGCAAGGGACTGGAGATGCTGCGGTCTGCTGGCATTGCTGTGGAAACCGGTCTGTGTGCCGAGGCGGCGCGCGCCGATCACGCCGGTTTTTTGCTGCGCGTCGAGGCGGGCCGGCCGATGGTCACGCTCAAGCTGGCAAATTCATTTGACGGGCGTATCGCCACCGGCACCGGCGAAAGCCAGTGGATCACCCACGCGCCCGCCCGCCGCATGGTTCACGCCATGCGCATGCGCCATGACGCGGTGATGGTGGGGGCGGGCACGGCGCGGGCCGATGATCCGACGTTGACGGTGCGCGATCTGGGCGTGACGGACCAGCCTGCGCGCGTTGTGGTGTCGCGCCGTCTTGATATTCCTTTATCGGGCAAGCTGGCCCGGACGGCGGCGCAGGTGCCCTTGATCCTGTGTCACGGACCCGATGTGCCTACCGAGCTGGTATCTGCGTGGCAGGGATTGGGTGCGCAGATGTGCGTCTGTGCGGTGCGCGGCGGGCAGTTGGACATGGCGGATGTGATGCAGCAGTTGGGCGCGCACGGGTTGACGCGGGTGTTTTGCGAAGGGGGATCGGCGTTGGCCGCGTCGCTGTTGCAGGCCGATCTTGTGGATCATCTGGTCGGCTTCAACGCAGGCGTGGTGATCGGTGCCGAGGGACTGCCGGGGATCGGCGCGATGGGCGTTGCGCGTCTGCGCGAAGCGCCGCGGTTCGCCCTGCGCGATACGGTCGCCATCGGTCCGGATGTGATGCACCGGTGGGTGCGTTCGGATACTGCCCCCTAG